The DNA sequence GTATAGAGCAATTGCTGCGGCAAATCGTGCGGAATTGTCTGGCCGCCGATCGTGTAACTGACCCCGCCAAAAAAACGAAATATGTCGATGGCGCGCTGCACCTCGCCATTGCTCTCTGCCAGCGTCTTGCCTTCCTCGCGCGTCAGCAACTCGGCCAGTTCCGCTTTGCGCGATTCCAGGATTTGGGACGCCTTGCTCAAAATCCGGCCCCGCGCGACGGGCGAAATCGCGGCCCATGAAGGAAACGACTTCTTCGCCGCTTCCATCGCGGCGACGGCATCCTGCTTTCCGCTCAAAGGATACGCGGCAACGACTTCCCGCGTGTCCGCCGGATTGACGTTTTGGAACGTTTCGCCGGATTGGGCCGGCACCGAGTCTCCACCGATGAAATTTTTATACGTTCGCATATCCAAACAGTGGACAGAAGCATGGCTGGGAATCTCTTGGGAGTGAAATCTTTTCTCTTGGTTGAAAAAACGGCCGGATGAGTCAAAACCAGACGGCGTGCGCTTCGCATGAAACTGGGCAGAGGACGAGAAACGCCTTGCCATGCGATCGGACGCCTTCCACTGAGACGAGTGCCACTTGGCGCACAAGACACGTGGCCTCAGCTTTTCATGGCCACAGAAGATCCCGAATGCGCAGCGCGCACTGCACTACCCAATGGTTGTCCTTGAATGGCGCGGGGCAGATTGGCCCCGAACCTGCTTAAACAAATCGTCCTTCTCTTGGGAGAGGATGGCGGGTTTTGGTGCTAATAAATCGTGTGTGCATCAAAACCCGCTTTTTTAGTTTCCCCACTGCGGATTCCAAAGGTCCTGTTCCGATCCACTCACTGTACCACATTCTGTCTCTGTCTTTTTTCCGGCTCCAGAGTTTTCACGAACAAATTGCAGGCCCCAACTGGTCGCGCCGCTGATACTGACCGGAATCTTTTCACTCACACCTGACAATCGCCTGTGTGAATCCGCTTCGCCGGCAGAGAGCCACTCGAATCAGCCACATGAGTCGTCGCAGTGAAAAAAATCGACTGCGCGCCATTTTATCGACCACACTCGCACGCTGCAAAAAGCGCATGAATTCACTCTTGTCCGACATGAAGGACCTTCCTGTTCGCAAGCGCGCCCGAGTGACTTCGGCCCGCCGATTTCGAGCACTGCGCCCGGTTGATTGCCCGCGCCGCGCCGTTGTTGCATTCCTTAACCTGGCTCGCTGGGTCGGAGTCACTTTTCTGACCATTAACGTCAGCGCTTGGGCGCATCAAGGCAGCAGCAGTTACCTGAACATGACGGTCGACGGCTCGAATGTCACCGGCCAGTGGGACATCTCGTTGATTGATCTGGAACAGGTCGTCGGATTGGATGCGAACAACGACGGCGACATCACGCCGGACGAGGTCAGGGCGAAACAGTCGGAGATTGAAGATTACGCGCAATCGCGAGTGCGCGTGAAATTGGACGGGATGGCCCGGTCATTGAAAATCGGCGAATTGCTCGTCGAGAATTTCAGCGACGGCGCCTATGCCGTGTTGCGTTTTTCGATTCAGAGCGCCGGTGTGCCGAGAGATCTGCGGGTCGATTATGGCGCGTTTTTTGACATCGATGCGCGGCATCATGGGCTGTTCCGGTTGAACGTTTCCGGCGGGGAACAAACCGCGGTTTTCAGCGAGGACAACCCGACCTTTGTCATGGCCCATCGTTCGCGATGGCGGCAGTTTCTGGATTTCAACCACGAAGGGAT is a window from the Candidatus Angelobacter sp. genome containing:
- a CDS encoding HupE/UreJ family protein, encoding MNSLLSDMKDLPVRKRARVTSARRFRALRPVDCPRRAVVAFLNLARWVGVTFLTINVSAWAHQGSSSYLNMTVDGSNVTGQWDISLIDLEQVVGLDANNDGDITPDEVRAKQSEIEDYAQSRVRVKLDGMARSLKIGELLVENFSDGAYAVLRFSIQSAGVPRDLRVDYGAFFDIDARHHGLFRLNVSGGEQTAVFSEDNPTFVMAHRSRWRQFLDFNHEGIRHISSGVDHILFLLALLLPSVLRRKPGGWSGVGRFTPALINVLKIVTAFTVAHSVTLSLATLNIVRLPPKLVETTIAASVALAAANNLRPLFVERGWLVAFCFGFVHGFGFANALTDLGLARQTLAVALVGFNLGVELGQLAIVAVFLPLAYWARNAWAYQELTLRFGSAAIALLAVAWFVERAFDLKWLPF